GGAGGTATAAATATGCTAATACAGCAGCAATAATACTtcaggaagatttttttctgacacagTATGTTCTGTTTTGAACTAAAATTGTTGTGTTTAACAAAGTGAATAAGGGATTTCAGCTCTGGTGTTGAGACTTAAactcttttttcaattttagagGTACAATATGTGCTTTATGCAGGAGGAGCGTAAGAGACACTTAcatctttgttgtgtttgccCACTTTGCTCTCACAGTCATATCTCTCCTCGTCCACAATGTCAATCTTTCCATGAAGCTCCTTGCATAAGTTCTAAAACACATAATATAACATATTTCAAGCACATTAGTTAAATATGCTCACCCATTTTCTGCACAAAAGCTGATCTGCTGTGGTTTGTAACTCTTACTTGTAGCTCTTCCAGTGACATTCCAGACAGCTGCAATGGGGGAAGCTTCTCTCCTAGATATCgcactttctcctcctccctgtcctgCCTCTCCTTCTCCAGATCCTCACAGGCTCTTGTGAGGAGAAGCATCTGATTGGACATAATGGAGttaaatacacaacaaactggCCACGGAAAACTATTCTACAGACTCCCAACATGAATTAATGTCAATACACAGGGTGGTAGAATGACGTCTTTTTCATATACAGCACATTTTTTACTACAGATAAGTAGCTTCACAGTATACACAATCTACATGACTGCGATTTGCCAGAAAAGGTGTAAACCAAAGGGTACTAATATTGAAAGCTTGTCTGTAGAAAGACTACAGTGTCTTTTAACTAATATGTAAAGATATAAATTGTGTtttgatgagaaaaaaatctgatctaaATAGTCACATTGAGCTGTAAACCCGGGTAGCCACCAAATCAACCTAAACGCTGCAGTTCCCTTATCTGAATCcaattgaaaataatttgaaatgagCACTTCTCAACATGACATGTTTTCAGTGGGTACCTAAGTACATCTGACAGGGCCGTGGGAGTATGTCAAACTAAAAGTACATAATAACCACTTACTTTGAGGGAGAGCTTGCGAGAAGCCGAAATCTTCGACTTCGGCTGTGGAGAAAGGTATTTGTTaatacattttcacaacagATATTACAATTTAGAATCCTGACACTGTGGAAAAAAGTTGTACAGCTTGCACTAAACAAAACATGTGTTGCACCTTCCAACAATAGTCAAGCATATTAAAAGCTTCTTTTAGGGTCTTTAAAACTCTCATGTGTCCATCTTTAGCTGCCCAGCAGCGGGTCCATATACAGTAAACTTGCATGGAAAGAGACCAGTGTCACACTCTACACCGCTTACTGCAGCTGCATGTGCAAAGATAATGCTTTATTATTAGGATGGAGTCAAGGGGAAAGCTCTCACGGATGCTGATAACAATTCTGAGAGATAACCACTGTCAGATCTTTGCCATGTGCATAAGGACAATGTGTCCCCACTCCATGCATGCAGGATTAACACAGTGGAATATAGCTGGCTCACCTTATCCCCTTTGGGATTCATCGCTGTGAGTATGTAGAGCTCCTGAAACAGGGACAAATGAGGGTGATGATGCTGTAGGCAATCACAGGTCCGGTTATATtagaatattatttttatatataaatgaatACAACTTTCAACTTTGAATTCAGCAGTTAGACAAATTTGAAACAGCAATCAGGGATAGAGGAGAACAGGAGTTTTCTTACCTCACTACAGCTGTAATCgcgcaaaaacaaacacatgaagggGAGACAGACGTGTGTATTAGTAAAGTTTTGGGATAAAATGTCATACCATTGAGCTACAATGTAATCCGAGCCATCAAGGCTTCACATAGCACACAGTCGTCAACATCCTTTGACAAGAGGATTAAGCAAGGACAGGACAAGAGCAATTTTGCTCCATTGTATTCAGCATCATCAGTTGTTTTGCAGTATAACTAAAGACATCTCAGCTGATTTCTTAATAGATTATACCAAGTACAGTAGAAATCACAAGCAAACCTAGCTGATCAGATCATCAAAATAGCTTGAAGGTAATGTACAAACATTTAGCaattaaaaaactgatgaataaAATAGTTTCACTACAGTAGCCCTGGTGAAATATTATCCTGTTGTCTATATTATCTTAAATTTTTCATCATTAGTTCCTGAACATTGCaagaaaatcttaaaattatATTGAAGTAGCTTTAAACATTAATTATTCACCtaaagtagaagaaaaaaaaaaacacatttagaaactacattaaaattagaaaatgtaCTTAAAGCCAACATCTAGTAAACCAGTTGTCGTTTTAcctgtgaatgtgtgtctgcAGAGGTGTCGGGAGTCAAACAGTGGCTGCCGAAGACAATGGGGAGCTTTTTATGTGAGGTGGGTGGCGAGTGGGCAGCAGATATAACGTCTGGTCCCAAGAATGTGCTGGCAGGAGACCAAGCATGAAATATCACCTCCCCTGACACTGTGACAACACTAGGAAGTGTAATAATACATCATGACCATTGCCTTAATGGTATTGTCCAAATATTGCCACTTGGTGAGTAAAATTATCTTATTTTGTCCCTAATGAACTTGTAATGGCACCATTGTATCTTCTCATGAGGGAAATGTTTGAATTGTTGAGGAGTTTTTATGTTTAGCTGGAGTCAGCagcagcttagcttagcttagcataatgacTGTAAACAAGGACAAACAGCTAACATGGTTGTGTATAAACATAATGGAATTGGCTAACCAGCACCTTTAAAGTCGGTAATaaacttgtttttgtgtgtttgtttaaacaTTACACATACctaaatatacaaacacactTACTGAAAATGTATGATTTACACTCTACACTTCAGTTGTCTGAGATATATGGTAAATTATTGAATTAGGAATTATGTTTATATAAAACAGTATTGGAAACTGGGTGTGATGAAAAACCGAAAAGGTGAAGTCATGTTTGAATTAATTATTAGCGTCAGTTGCAGAGACAGAGGGTGACATCCAGATTCCCACTTAAGGTTAGGTGTATACAACAAAAGCTGTTAAACCATTGCAAACCCAACCACCTTTCAACAGCATGTAGTCTTAAAATTGCCAAAACTGCTGATGTATCagtcaaactgtaaaaacagaaacaatcactgcagctgcaacatttgtcttttttaaaaaaaatgtttttatggtaATTCAGCTGTCACAAAAGACAAATTTCACTTCTTTCTACTTCTtgccatggttgtgttgtttcctcaAAGGTACAGGActtatattgcaatgaaaaataagcccacagtgggtaaaaatgtgacaggagaaaaCAATGTCCCGGAtctgtttggggttcagagggttaagaatAGACTAATGCTGTGGTTTTGGTTAGATAGTAATGAACACATACTGTCTCAAGTCCCTGGACTTTGTATTAAAGACTAGGTCTCTTTTTAACTCCTGTAATCTAAACATATAATCACAGTAATGACATTCATGGGTTCAAGATAAAGAGTCCATTATTTTAGTAACAATGATGCAGTTGATGAGCATCCAAAGCCCTCATGTATGGCAAAGCACACAATCATATTCTAAGAATAGGTCATGGCCCTTTCCCATTATAGGCTGCTTTTAACTGTGGTAACACTATCAACACATCAGACAAGATCCAAGGAAATTACTGACTTCAATTAGGCTACTTAGCATTTATTTTCTGACCATTTCCCTGGTACCGAGTCAGAAATGTAAGTAAGTGGCAGCAAAGGTCAGTCAAATGTAGGGCGTTTATCTGTATGGGAACCATGCTGTGCTGATGGTGCTCTTTTTATTATAAAGTGTAAAGTGCTATAATCTAGGTTGAATAACAGGAATTGGCTTGTATGACACCAAAGCTATTCTAATCACATTTGCTATGATAAAAAATACTGGTTGGTGTGATTATATATAATAGAAGAATAATAAGTTGTTGTTCTGCTTTGCCAGTTTGGCTCTGAGTTCAATGGAGGATAATGAGGAGGAGTAATAACAGGGTTAAATAGTTGATATTGTGAAGATCTGTAATTTAAGTTAGACTGCATATGAACTGGGAAGGGGGAAAAGGGTAAGGAAAGGAAAAAGACCACTTAAAAGTGTTGGGACAATATCACCCACTGAGAGACATATGAAAATTATAAGAAAATATGTCATCACATTCACATGTCATAACCATGAAAGTCTATGTGCTTCTGCTGGGATAAAACAAGCTTAAGAATACAAAAGTCCCCTTTCCAAGAAATGACTGAATGTTTGTAGgaagatagtttttttttttttttttttttttaaatattagaaCATCAAATACAAAGAACTTGAGGTGTTTGTTTCTTATATTATCATCTACATAAAGTCAGATAATGTAAATCACATCCTTGGGGAGTTATAGTTTCAGTCCTCAATGCTGCAaagataaatattaatttgtttaCATCCAAATATGAAACTTTACGTGTACTGGTAATTAGAGTTTCCCTGCTTTAAGCCCTTGACCCTCTGAGGTCTGTTTGAAACTTCAGGTGTTAAAAAATATAGCTTGGCGCCCGGTTAGCTCAATGGGTTAAGTGGGCGGCCCATGAccctggtccccgatgcagcagcctgggtttgattcttgctcacggccctttactgcatgtcttccccccactcttctctctcctttcctgtctgtctccactgtgcctatctaataaaggcaaaaaaaggacatatatacatccatccattatctatacaccgcttaatcctcactagggtcgcggggggggctggagcctatcccagctgactcgggcgaaggcaggggacaccctagacaggtcgccagtctgtcgcagggccacatacaaagacaaacaagcactcacacattcacacctacgggcaatttagaataatcaattaacctcagcatatttttggactgtg
This is a stretch of genomic DNA from Amphiprion ocellaris isolate individual 3 ecotype Okinawa chromosome 21, ASM2253959v1, whole genome shotgun sequence. It encodes these proteins:
- the LOC111571513 gene encoding troponin I, slow skeletal muscle-like isoform X2, whose amino-acid sequence is MCLFLRDYSCSEELYILTAMNPKGDKPKSKISASRKLSLKMLLLTRACEDLEKERQDREEEKVRYLGEKLPPLQLSGMSLEELQNLCKELHGKIDIVDEERYDCESKVGKHNKDIHELKLKVQDLGGKFKKPALRKVRVSADEMMRALLGSKHKGSMDLRANLKSVKKEDVKQDKVLTTEVGDWRKNVEAMSGMEGRKKMFDTGGGAQ
- the LOC111571513 gene encoding troponin I, slow skeletal muscle-like isoform X1, whose amino-acid sequence is MCLFLRDYSCSEHHHPHLSLFQELYILTAMNPKGDKPKSKISASRKLSLKMLLLTRACEDLEKERQDREEEKVRYLGEKLPPLQLSGMSLEELQNLCKELHGKIDIVDEERYDCESKVGKHNKDIHELKLKVQDLGGKFKKPALRKVRVSADEMMRALLGSKHKGSMDLRANLKSVKKEDVKQDKVLTTEVGDWRKNVEAMSGMEGRKKMFDTGGGAQ